In Actinoplanes octamycinicus, the genomic window CGCTGCTCGCCCAGGAACGTCAGCAGGTCGAGCAGCTGCGCGGCCTGGACCGGATGAAGGACGAGCTGGCCGCCCTGGTCATCCACGAGCTGCGCAACCCGGTCGGGGTGATCCGCGGCTACAGCGAGATGCTGGTGGACAGCCCGGCGCTGGCCGGGTCGGAGCGCCGGTACGCCACCGTCATCGAGCGCACCACGCTGCACCTGCAGGGCCTGGTCGACGACCTGCTCGACCTGGCCCGGCTCAACGCCGGGCACCTCAGCATCGACCCGCGCCCGATCTCCGGCACCCGGCTGGCCCGCGAGGTGATCGAGAACCATGCGCCGAGCGCGCTCGCCAAGCGGCTGACCGTCGTGGACCGGGTGGCCGCCGAGGTCACCGTGCACGCCGACGGCCGGCGGCTGCGGCAGGCGCTGGACAACCTGCTCTCCAACGCGGTCAAGTACACCCCGGAGGGCGGCACCGTCACGGTGGTCGCCGAGCAGCGCGGCGACCGGGTGGTGATCGAGGTCAGCGACACCGGCATCGGCATCCCGGCCGAGCAGTACCCGCACCTGTTCAGCCGGTTCTTCCGGGCCAGCAACGCCACCGAGGCCGGCATCAAGGGGACCGGCCTCGGGTTGGCGGTGACCAAGGCGATCGTCGACGCCCACGGCGGCGCGATCGCGGCCGGCCCGGGCGCCGAGGGTGGCACCACGTTCACCATCTCGCTGCCGGACGGCACTCTCGGGTCGCCGGGGTAGCCGTCGTCAGCCCTCGGCCCGCCACTGCCGGAGAAGATCGACGGCCGCCACCACGGTCGGGTGCCGGTCGTCCAGCGCCTCCTCGTTCACCACCTTCTCCAGGACGGCGATGGCATCGGCGGTCCGCCCGCTCTCGCGATAGCAGGCGGCCAGGCCGACCCGGGCGCTGATCGTGTCCGGATGCTCGTCGCCGAACAACCGCACCCGATCGGCCACCAGCCGCTCCAGGATCCCGACCGCCTCCGCGCGGCGACCCGCCTCCCAGTACGAGGAGGCCAGACCGGCGCGGGCGATCATCGTGTCCGGGTGCTCGTCACCCAGCAGCCGCGCCGCGTCGCCGACCGCCTTCTCGTCGAGGGCGACGGCGTCGGCGGTCCGCCCCGCCTGCCGGTAGCACGCCGCCAGACCGATCCGGGCCCGCAGCGTGTCCGGATGCTCGTCGCCGAACAACCGCACCCGGTCCGCCACCACCCGCTCCAGGACAGCGACCGCCTCGCCGGTCCGGCCCACCTGCCACAACGACGAGCCCAGGCTCGCGCGGGCGCTGACCGTGTCCGGATGCTCCTCGCCCAGCAGCCGCGTCGCGTCGTCCACGACCTTCTCGTCGATCACGAGCGCGTCCGCGGTGCGTCCCGCCTGCCGGTAGCCGCCGGCCAGGTCGACCCGGGCGCTGATCGTGTCCGGATGCTCGTCGCCGAACAACCGCACCCGGTCCGCCACCACCCGCTCCAGCACGGCGATCGTCTCCGCGGTCCGGCCGGCCTGCCACAACGACGAGCCGAGCTTGGCGTGGGCGGTAACGGTGTCGGGGTGCTCGTCACCCAGCAGCCGTGTCGCGTCGTCCACCATGCGCTGCCAGTAGGTGACGGCAGCGGCGTGCAGCCTCGACTCCAGGAGGCTGGCGCCGGCCCGGTACAGCAGCGCGCGCCCGCCGGGCGCCCACAACAGGTCACCGGCGAGGGCTGTCGCGTTGGTACGCAGGGCGTCGACGAGGTCGGTGGTGGTGTGGTCGGCGTCCGGCCACACCTCCAGCAGCGCAGCGGCCGCGGCCTGGACGACGGTGGCCGGGTCGACCAGGCCGGCCTCGCGGGCGGCACGGGCGGTCAGGGCGTGGATCCGCACGGCTCGGGGGCCGTCGGCCGGGGTGTGGGTGAGCAGGCCGTAACGGTGCAGCGCTCGCACGGCCCGGCGTGCCTCGTCGCCGGTGACCGGCCGGCCGGCACAGCCGGACAGGTAGCCGGCGACCGCGGCGGTCCGCCACAGCTGGTCAGGATGTCCGTCGGGGTCGAGCGCCGCGGCCAGCGCCAGGACCGGCCGGGCCAGCCCGGCCGGCTCGGCCGCGTCGGCGGCGTCCAGCGCGAGCAGCAGGGTGACCGCCACCGGCCGGCCGTAGCCGTCCGCATCGCTGTCGACGGGCATCACCTCGGCCACCCGTGCCGCCCTGGTATAGAGGCCGAGGTACTCCGCGCATCCGATGGCCTGGTCGATCATGTAGGCGGCGGCGTGCGACAACGCCAGCGGCAGGTGCCCCAGCGCCGCGGCCAGGCCCGGCGCCCCCTCGTCCAGCAGGTCCGCGCACCCGGCCTCGGTGAGCCGCTCGGTCAGGTAAGCCTCCGACTCGTCCGGGCTGAAAACGCCGATCTCGATGCGCTGCCGGCCGGAACCGGTCAGGGCGGCATCGTGCCGTCGGGTGGTCGCCACTATCGCTCCCCTCGGTCGCCGCGGCGGCCACCAGCCGGCCAGGTGACCCGGGTCGTCGACGTCGTCGAGGACGATCAGCCAGGACCGGTCGGTGGTGTGCAGCCACTCACAGAACACGGCGGCGTCGGCGGCGGGGTCGTCACCGTCGGCGCCCGGCGCGCCGACCCGTGCCGCGGCCCGCGCGTAGGTGGTCACGATCTGCTCGGGACTGCTCGCCGTCACCCACGCCACCAGATCCGCCGTCCGCTCGTCGAGTGCGCGGCGAGCGAGCCAGGCAGCCAGCTGCGATTTCCCGACGCCACCTCCACCGGCCAGCACCCATGCGGGCCGGGTCTCGGACGGCCCGCCGTTCACCAGCCTGTCCCGCACCTCCCGTCGCGGTTGGAACGCCGACGCCGACGCCGGAGGCATACCCACCTGGACCGGCCAGGTAACCACCCGCGGCGCATGGTGGTGGTGCTCGTGGAACTCGGTCCGGACGTCGCCGATGATGATGCCGCTGTTGGCGACGCCACCCCGGTCGGCCCGCGCGTCACCGGACCCGGTGACCGTCGCCGTGCGTGGCGCCTTCCGGTCGCCGATCACGAGCGGGGGCGGCGCTGCACACCGGTGTTGGCCGCTGACCCCGGCCCGTCCGCGGTCGCGTCGCCGGAGCGGGTGACGCGCGCCGCGCGCTCGTCGCCTGGCGCGTCGATGCCGGTGTTCGCGTGCCCGCCGGCCGAGGCTCGAGCAGCTCCGGTGTCCCGCACCTCATCCGGCACGCTTGCGGACGAGGCAGGCGGGAAGAGATACGGCGCGGCCAGCGCGACCAAGGCCAGCACCGCGCCGATCCCGCTGGCCAGCTTGTCCGCCTGGTCCAGCCCCACCGCCACGAGGTAGACCACCAGCCCGGCGACGATCACGCCGAACAATCCACGCCCGACCCACACCCACCGCCGGCTGCGACGAGGCACCCCATCCCCCCATTCACCGTCGTCGGCAGATCGCCGATCGCGGTCAGTCTACGAAGGACGGACCGTCGCCGTCGCCCCGTCAGCGTCTCTCGCAGAGCCCGCGACGGCGTGGTCACGCCGGGACGGCGGAGGCGCCCGAGAGGCGGGTCAGTACGCGGGCGGGCCCGGTTCCGCGACGGGGTCCGCCGAGGCTCATGTGCAAACCATAATCCCCATAGGCGGAGTAGGATAACCGGGCGCCCGCCACACAGGACGGAGCACCGCCATGGCACTGAGATCCTCCCTCCATGCCTGGATCAGGCAGTTCGCCGCCGCCCTCGGCGCGGCGCTGGCCGGCCTCGCCGAGCTGCCGCCCGAGCCGAGCGCGCCGGAGCTCGCCGAGCTGGCCGCGGCGAGATGGTTCGAAACACTCGATACAGTCCCATGACGGTCATTGACTGACGAAGTATGTCGATGCAGGTTTAAGGGGCCCAGATATCCTACCTCTCAGAGGGGTTATCCATGCCTGTCCTGGCCACCGCCCGCTCCCGGGCCGGTGCAACCCTGCTCGGCGCCGTCACCGCCGCGACGCTGGTCGCCGCCGCCCCGGCGGCCGCCCAGCCGGCCCCCGCCGACTCCGTGCTGACCTGGTACGACACCACCGCCGCCGCGATCGCCACCGGCGGCGCGGCCACCCAGGTCACCAACAACCGCACCTGGGCGATCGCCTGGCTGGCCGGCGCCCGCGCCCAGACCGGCACGCACTCCGCCGTCGGCCAGCGGGCCGCGCTGGCCGGCGCGGTGCACCAGACGCTGATCACCCTGATCCCCGGCCAGCAGGCCGCGGCCGACGCCACGCTCGCCACCGAGCTGGCCGCGCTGCCGGACCGCAGGCAGGTCCGCGACGGCGTGGCGGCCGGCCGGGCCGCCGCCCAGCGGCTGATCGCCGAGCGGACCGGTGACGGCCTCGACCCGGCGTCGGTGAACGCGCCGTTCACCGTGCCGGCCGCCGCGCCCGGCGTCTGGCAGCCCACGCCGCCGCTGTTCCCGGCCGCCACCCAGTACGGCAACCGGGTCGCCCGCCCGTTCGTGCTGCGCTCGGCGAGCCAGTTCCGGCCGGTCGCTCCCCCGGCGCTCGGCTCGCCGCGCTACGAGGCCGACCTGGCCGAGGTCCGGGCGTACGGGTCGGCGGCCAGCACGCTCCGCACCCAGGCGCAGACCGACACGGCGACGTTCTGGCTCGGCTCGTCGCTGACCCTCTACACGCCGATCCTGCGCGCCGCGGTCGCCCAGTCGCCCGCCTCGATCGCCGACCGCACCCGCCTGATCGCGCTCTTCCACGTCGCCTCGGTGGACACCCAGATCGCCACCTCCGACGCCAAGTACGCCTACCAGCGCTGGCGCCCAGTCACCGCGATCCAGGCCGGCGGTGACACCAGCTGGCTGCCGCTGCACACCACCCCGGCGCACCCGGACTACCCGAGCGGGCACAACACCTACTCCGGCGCGGCCGAGGGCGTGCTCACCGGGCTGACCGGACCGCATGCCCGGCAGCCGTACACGATCGGCAGCCCGAGCGCGCCCGGCGTGACCCGCACCTACACCGACTGGCACCAGCCGAGCGTGGAGAACGTGGACGCCCGGGTCTGGTCCGGCATCCACACCCGCAACGCCGACCTGGCCGGGATCCGGCTGGGCAGCGACGTCGCCCGGTACGTGCTGAGTCACGCGCAGCCACTGCTGCGCTGACCGCACCTCCATGGAGCCGGTACGGCCGGGCCGCGCCGATCCGCGGCCCGGCCGTACCGGATGTCGCGATGCTCGCGACAGCCGGCTGGGCGGTCGTCAGAGCGTACTGAAAGCCCTGGTCCTGGCCGTTGTCTCAGCTTGATCGGAGACGGTGAGCAGGACAACGACCAGGATCAGCAGCCCGGTGACCGCGCTGACATGGTTCTGCAGGGTCAGCACCCACGTCGGCTCCGGCGACGGGAACTCCGGCGTCACCGCGAACGAGAAGACCGCGCGCCAGGAGCCCCAGGCGAACAGGAACCCGGAGGCCAGCCAGGCCAGCACCACCGGCAACCGGCCGGTGTGCCGGGTCAGCCTCCAGGCGCTCCACGCGCCGACCAGCGCCCACACGCCGTTGTTCGTGGTCAGCAGGTGCCACTGCGCGTCCCGCTCGCCGAGCGTCGCGGGATTCAGGCCGATCGTCACGCCCAGCCCCCACCACAGCTGCGGCAGGCCGAGGGCGACGCCGAGCGCCGCCGCCAGGCGCGCCACGGTGATCCGCACCCCCGGACGCCAGGGCACGTCCTGACCGAACGGCCAGCGCCGGGCGGCGTAGACCGGGGCGGCGATCGCCACCCCGAGGGCGAACCCGGCGAACGACACCGACAGCAGACCGATCTCCCAGGCACTCATGAAGGCTTCCTCGCCGGCGCCGACCTCCGCACGGTCGACCAGCGCCAGCCCCGGGATCAGCGGCAGCATCGGCACCAGGAAACCCATCCCGATCCAAGCCGGGACCAGCAGCAGCCAGGCCGGCGCCCGCCGCCCCCAGGGTTGCGCCAGCGCCAGGCCGAGCAGGATGGCCAGCCCGGACATGCCCACGGTCAGCGCGTTCATCGCCGCCCAGTTCAGGTGGCGCCAGGCGCCCTGGTGCAGACCTCCGCCCCGGAGGCCGTCGATCGTCCAGAAGATTTTCATGACGAAGTAGGGCGCCATCGCGAGCGCCGCACCGTAGCCCGCGACACGCCCCACCCGTTCCGCTCTCCCCATGCCGATCACGGTAGGAAGGAGGCCGGCGGGGCACTTCCCTCTCCGGAGGGAGGCCCCTCCCACCCAGTGGGGAATCGACGGGAGACCATGGCCGTGACACGCATCCTGATCACCGGGTCCGCGGACGGCCTCGGCCGCGCCGCCGCGGAGACCCTGCTCGGCGACGGGCACCAGGTGATCGTGCACGCCCGCACGAGCCAGCGCCTGACCGCCGTGCAGGATCTGCTCGACCGGGGCGCGGCGAGCGTCGTGGGCGACCTGGCCGACCTGGACGAGACCCGGGCGCTGGCCGACCAGGTCAACCAGCTCGGCCCGGTCGACGCGGTGATCCACAACGCGGGCGTCTACAGCGGCCCCCAGGTGCTCCCGGTCAACGTGGTCGCCCCCTACCTGCTGACCGCGCTGATCCACCGGCCGCGGCGGCTGGTCTACCTGAGCAGCGGTATGCACCTGGGCGGCCGCGACACCCTGTCCGGCCTGGACTGGACCGGCGCCCGTCGTACCGGCTCCTACTCCGACAGCAAACTGTTCGTCACCGCCCTGGCCGTCGCCGTCTCCCGCCTCTGGCCCGGCGTGCCGAGCAACGCCGTCGACCCGGGCTGGGTCCCGACCCGGATGGGCGGCCCGAACGCCCCCGACGACCTGCGCCTCGGCCACCTCACCCAGGAGTGGCTGGCCACCAGCGACGACCCGCGGGCCCGGTCCACCGGCGGCTACTGGTATCACCAGCAGCCGCGCGAGCCCCATCCGGCCGCCCGCAGCATCCCTTTCCAGGACCGCCTGCTCGCCGAGCTGGCCGCCCACACCGGCACACCGCTGAGCTGAACCCGGCGTGCCGCAGCAACTGGTCGACCGGATTCTCCGGATCCTCCCGGAGGATGCGCCGCGGGCGGCGGGAGAGCGGGTGGGCGACCCAGCGCCAACTCAGCGCCGGCTCAACGGGCGTTCCTAGCGTCGCCTCCATCGGTCCTCGTGGACGGCGCGCCGACGGGGTGCGTCCGGGGGCCGGCAGTGGGGGCAAGCGATGCGCAAACTTCAGCTCATCCGGAACGCCGTGCTGGCGCTCAGTCTGGGCATGGCGCTGGTCGCCTCGGTAGCGGCGCCGGCCGCGGCGGCGAAGACCAACACCTTCGGCGGCTCCGGCCGGGCCGGGCTCGGCACCGGATCGGCGGCCTCGTCGCTGGTGCGGCAGCAGCTCAAGCTGCCCGTCACGGGCGCCACCACCGGTGCCCGGGCGGCGGCCGGTCCGCCCGCCACCACCTGTACCGCCAGCGTCGGCGCACCGGAGCTGATCGGCAACGGGCAGGTCCGGGTGCCGTACGGGGTCAGCTGTGACAACCAGGTCGACCGCTTCCTCGGCGCGGTCGGGATCGCCCGCAACGGCACCGAACTGCTCGGCGGCACGATCGACATCATCGACGCGCGGGGGTCCGGCTTCAGCTTCGCGATCACCCGGACCTGCGCGTCCGGGGTGCTCTACGGCGACCTGCTGGTGCAGGTGACCTTCCGCAACGGCACGCCGCGGCAGATCACCGGTGAGTTCTTCGGCCCGGCCGTCGAGGTCACCTGCTGACACTCATCGATGCGGCCGCACTCTCCACCGGGGAGGGTGCGGCCGTTAGTGTGTAACGGTGGCACGATTCCGGCTGCTCGGGCCGGTGCGGTACCGGACGGCCGCCGGCTGGTCCGGGGTCCGGGCGGCGCAGCCCCGGGCGGTCCTGGCGTTGCTGCTGGTCGAGGCGGGCCGCACAGTGTCGGTGGATCGGCTGGTCGACGAGCTGTGGGGAGACCGGCCACCGCGGACCGCCCGCAACACCGTGCAGGGCTATGTGATGCGGCTGCGCCGCGCGGTCGGCGGCCCGCTGCTGACCCGGGAGCGCGGCTACGAGCTGGTGATCGGCGACGACGACCTGGACTCGGCGGTGTTCGAGCGGCTCACGGCCGGCAGCCGGACGCGTGCGGCGCCGGAGGCGCTGGCCGAGGTGGAGCGGGCGCTCACCCTCTGGGACGGCCCGGCGCTGGCCGACGTGCCGCCCACCCCGACGGTCACCGCCGAGGCGGC contains:
- the fxsT gene encoding FxSxx-COOH system tetratricopeptide repeat protein yields the protein MIGDRKAPRTATVTGSGDARADRGGVANSGIIIGDVRTEFHEHHHHAPRVVTWPVQVGMPPASASAFQPRREVRDRLVNGGPSETRPAWVLAGGGGVGKSQLAAWLARRALDERTADLVAWVTASSPEQIVTTYARAAARVGAPGADGDDPAADAAVFCEWLHTTDRSWLIVLDDVDDPGHLAGWWPPRRPRGAIVATTRRHDAALTGSGRQRIEIGVFSPDESEAYLTERLTEAGCADLLDEGAPGLAAALGHLPLALSHAAAYMIDQAIGCAEYLGLYTRAARVAEVMPVDSDADGYGRPVAVTLLLALDAADAAEPAGLARPVLALAAALDPDGHPDQLWRTAAVAGYLSGCAGRPVTGDEARRAVRALHRYGLLTHTPADGPRAVRIHALTARAAREAGLVDPATVVQAAAAALLEVWPDADHTTTDLVDALRTNATALAGDLLWAPGGRALLYRAGASLLESRLHAAAVTYWQRMVDDATRLLGDEHPDTVTAHAKLGSSLWQAGRTAETIAVLERVVADRVRLFGDEHPDTISARVDLAGGYRQAGRTADALVIDEKVVDDATRLLGEEHPDTVSARASLGSSLWQVGRTGEAVAVLERVVADRVRLFGDEHPDTLRARIGLAACYRQAGRTADAVALDEKAVGDAARLLGDEHPDTMIARAGLASSYWEAGRRAEAVGILERLVADRVRLFGDEHPDTISARVGLAACYRESGRTADAIAVLEKVVNEEALDDRHPTVVAAVDLLRQWRAEG
- a CDS encoding vanadium-dependent haloperoxidase, whose amino-acid sequence is MPVLATARSRAGATLLGAVTAATLVAAAPAAAQPAPADSVLTWYDTTAAAIATGGAATQVTNNRTWAIAWLAGARAQTGTHSAVGQRAALAGAVHQTLITLIPGQQAAADATLATELAALPDRRQVRDGVAAGRAAAQRLIAERTGDGLDPASVNAPFTVPAAAPGVWQPTPPLFPAATQYGNRVARPFVLRSASQFRPVAPPALGSPRYEADLAEVRAYGSAASTLRTQAQTDTATFWLGSSLTLYTPILRAAVAQSPASIADRTRLIALFHVASVDTQIATSDAKYAYQRWRPVTAIQAGGDTSWLPLHTTPAHPDYPSGHNTYSGAAEGVLTGLTGPHARQPYTIGSPSAPGVTRTYTDWHQPSVENVDARVWSGIHTRNADLAGIRLGSDVARYVLSHAQPLLR
- a CDS encoding SDR family NAD(P)-dependent oxidoreductase is translated as MAVTRILITGSADGLGRAAAETLLGDGHQVIVHARTSQRLTAVQDLLDRGAASVVGDLADLDETRALADQVNQLGPVDAVIHNAGVYSGPQVLPVNVVAPYLLTALIHRPRRLVYLSSGMHLGGRDTLSGLDWTGARRTGSYSDSKLFVTALAVAVSRLWPGVPSNAVDPGWVPTRMGGPNAPDDLRLGHLTQEWLATSDDPRARSTGGYWYHQQPREPHPAARSIPFQDRLLAELAAHTGTPLS